The Zalophus californianus isolate mZalCal1 chromosome 6, mZalCal1.pri.v2, whole genome shotgun sequence DNA window TGTTTATTAGCACAGTGtcatgaacataataaataataaaccaatATTTCGAATTATTGAAGGGACTACCATATCCTTTTGATAAGATCCAAATCAGTAATTTGTCATCATTAATTTGTAGGCCAGGGGTGTTAATAAAATGAACCCTTAAAAAATAGCTTTCTTCTATTCAAAAACAACTCCTAACCAATTCCTTTAAAATTGGAAATTATTAGCAACAATTTACATTTGAGCAGGATATGTTTTCCTTAGCATTTCCATGCATGTTATATTACCTCATCTGATTAAAAAAGCAACCAAATAAGTAATTTGTTCTTACTAGCCTACTTTATAGATAAGGAGGCCAAGGATTAAGGGGAATGTTCTATGTCACTCGCTTTTAAGTGGAGGAGTTTAGAACTGAGCTCCCGTCTCCAGTTTCTCAATCCAGTTGCTTTCTTTCACATAGAAAGGAGACACATATACGCATATAGGATAcctatatatgaatatatatatttccagatgttttcttttaatacatAAGGTATAAAACCAGAGGGATGCCTACCTTTatttgtaagtataaaatactatttctaaaaaaaaaagaacacctccTTTAAAAGTTGAGTGGACCAATATTTTAGAGTTAGAAAGATACCAGATTTGGAGTCAGCCAGTCCCAGGATTAAATTCTAGCTGCATGTCCCTAGGCCTCAagtattttcatctttgtttccttaaGAATTAAATCAGGGGAATAAAACCTTGTAGGGCGGTGATGAAGATCAAGGTCAAAGTATGCCAAGTGTTCAGGGCCATGCCTGGCATATTGTAGGCACCCAATACACCACGAGTACAAGTAACTTTGGGCAAAAATGGTTACCTTCCTGGACCTGAGCAGAGCCACAAATTAATGTGATTTCTAAGTAAACTTTTACCAACTACGTGAACCCGCACACAGGGGCACGAAGGCTCCGGGGCTGGCTACTCACAACCAGCTGCTGCTGCAGGGACTTCACTTGCTGCTGCAGGGTGTCAACCAGCTGGCTCTGCCTCTTGCCGGGACTCCCACTCGGGGACGTGAGCTGTGAAAGGCCGCTGAGTGCCTGCTTGAGTCTTTCCACGTCATTAAGCAGTTCTGTTAtcttataaagaaagaaaaaagtctgggATAAACCTgtattattcacttatttgattCTCATGAACACCTTTACACAAAAATCACTCCTTGAGGCACACAATTTATCTTCATAGGCCAGAAAACTGAGGAATGAATATTGTCAACATTATGATCAAcagtatatacaatatataagtTCTTCCATTAAATTCCTCTCAGTAAATTCCTTACAAAAGCATTACCGAATTGAGAATAAATATATATCCTAAGATTGGAGTGTGACCTCAGCCTTTTTATTCTTAGATAATATTTAAGTACTTAAGAAAGTCTACAGGTTATCTTCCAGTTCATTCGAAACATAGGAACTTATGGGGCATTGCCTCCAACAAAGTTTGAAAAGAGAGCATGGCTCATGTAAGTCTAGCATTAACTTATGTGCCTGGTTCTTGTCAAGAAtgtgtgatgtaatgagcacagagtgttatacgcaactaatgaaatcgtcgaacactatatcaaaaactaatgatgtactatatgctgactaactgaacataagaataataaaaaaaatgtgtttggaaaaaaaagaaggtatgaTTTTAGACTGCTTTGtcttaaagagggaaaaaatcagGAGGCTGTTCAGACTAGTGGAGAGAGCAAAGGCTTTATTTAAAATCAGCCTGACCTgttatttattagctgtgtgagcttggttaatttcctttccttttctgagcTTTAGTTCCTTTATCAGGGAAAGGGGGAGTTCTTTCATAGTTAATAAAATCAAATGCAATCATAAATATATGCCTGGTATGTAGTATATGCTCAGTAAGTGGCAACAATTTTAAGCAGCTATTAATAACTTGCTATTGCAATTATACACTATTATAACAACCTTCGGAGCAAGCAAGGAGCATTTAAACTCTGGGCCATATGAGCAGATGGGTCAAGTGAGTACTCGCACTTCTCCACTGAGGAGGGCTAGGGCTGTGTCTGCTCTTAAGTGTCACTGTACCCCCAGAACGGaccacagcacctggcacatagaaggcatttaataattatttattgaactgATAAAAATGCACCCAACCTGCCTCATTTCTCATCTTCATAGTACACACTTTATGCCCACTACCAGTTTCAAAAATATTGTTGGGCACCTATTCTATAAATTGTATCATGAGAATAAGTAAGAAGAAAAGGTAAGTTACAAACCCGACCTTATGAGCTGGTTGAGAAGATCAACCACATAACTCTGAGACAGTAACCTAGACATCTGAAATGGGTGGCAGCACTAACAGAAAACATGCATTTTGGGAGAGGAACAGTTTACTGGAGGCTAGATTGGACAATGAAGGCTTCAGGACGGAGGACACGTGTTGAAGTGGGTATGAAGGAATGTACAAGACTTAACTCaagaggcaggaggggcagggcgTTCCAGGTGAGGAGACCAGTCTGTGGAAAGATATGAGGACAGGGTATACAAGAAATTGGGAGGGCTCGGTTACTGGCATGGGTGAGTGCCAAGATCAAGTCTGGGGTGCTCCCTCGTGTCCTTCATGTCTTACAGCCCAGAAacagctttcttctccctctctctcatcacCTTTCCAGTACCCTACAACCCACCGGAATGACCATTCACTTAGGAGGCAAGTGAACCTTGAGTCTCCCCAACATTTCCTCAGTTCTTAGCTATACCAGTTGAGGAAACCAAAGGAGAAAGGCTTTTGTCTCtataactttacttttttttcaatcCTGAATTTCCTCGCACACCATAGTCTAACTGGAAAGGTGGCATTTAATGGTCACGTAGTTAATGCTTTTGTAACCCTGTCCTGTGGCATGCTGTTGTAAAGGGCCCTGTCCCACTCCGGCAGCTCTGCTCGGGGGCAGCCAACACCAAGCCGTGCAGACTACTCGGTGCCTACCTTATTATCTTTTGCTTCAATTTGTTTGGCCGATTCCTGGATTCTTTTCTGTAACTCTGTGATTGTTGTTAAGGACTTATCACACCGCTCCTGCTGATCCTTGATTTCTTGCTCAATGCTGAAATGTAGTAATTCCTTCTCATCTTTGGCAGAAAGTTGCTTCTTTTGGGCATGCAGCACCTCCTCACAGGCTTCTTCATACTTTCTATTCAGATTGGCCAGTTTCTCATTTAGGTTGGAAATCTGGGTCTCCAAATCACTTTTTGTTGCTTTATACTTAGACAAATCAACCACCTCTCTCGTctccaatttttttaatgcttgtttAGTGTTCTGAACCTCGGACTGGAGTTTGGAGAcctcttcagttttgttttggctttcttcttccttttccctcaggCTGGCCTTTATGATGCCCACTTCCTTCTCGAATGCTTCCTTAATCCGCAAATGCTCTGCCAGGGGCACCGAAGAGTTCTTTTGGTTCTCCAACATCTGATGCAGTTTGGCCACTGTCTGTTGCTCTTTCTCATAACACCTCTGCTTATTCTTCAGTTCCTCCTTTAGATGCTCAACGGTGCTGTTAAGAGATTTTTTCAGGGCCTCCACCTGTTGCAATGGAACATGCTGCTTTTGCAGAAGGGTCTGGGCTGCGCGAAGCTCAGAAGTCTGTCTGGCATTTTCGTTGACCAGCTTTTCCTTCTCAGTCTTCACCTCCGTGTATTTCTGTAACAGGTCTTTCAACTGTTTGTTTAGctcttctgttttcctgtttAGTGCTCTCTCCGTGTCATGAGAGTTCTCAACGAGAACATTCTTATCCTTTAAATCCTTCTGAAGAGTGCCAATCTCCTTCTTCAACTTGTCATTCTCCTGCTTGTACTTCTTGGCCTCTTCTTCCCTGACATGGGATCTCTGCGTCTGCTCTGCTAACTGTTCTTTTAGTTCTTTCTCTGCTGCTTTAAATTTTCTCTCACACTCTTCGAAGCTGACGATCGGAGCATATTTGAGCTTAATGCATTCCTGTATCGTGTCAAGTTCCTTCTTCTGGGCTTCGATTTCGGCATGCAGTGTCACAATCTCCTCTTGCCCCTTTCTGTAGTCGGCCAGGATTTCCACGCTGTTACCCTGCACCCTCTCCATGCTTTGGTTTACGGCGCTCATCTTCTCCTCGTGCTCTCGGAGGCTGATGTACTCAGCTTTTATTTGGCTCTGAGTGTTTTCCAGGTTTCTTCTGAGGATTTCATTCTCaccttttgtttttacaaattccTGATTGAGATCTTCAAATTTTTTCTTCACATCTAGTAATTCTCTGTGGGCCTTATCCAGTGTACCCTTCAGCTCGGTTTTCACCTCCTCGTGGGTTTTAGCCGGCACATACTGGGTACTCAGGGTctttttcaagttagtgttttcagaCACAAGTGCATTTATGTTCTCTCGGTCTTCACCGCACTTCTTATTCAGTTCAGACAGCTGTCGTTTGAGGTCAGCGACACTGGATTTCAGAGCCGTGACCTCTTTCTGGTGTTTCTCAGGGGGCACGAACACAGTTTCCAAGCGGCTAACATTCTTACTTAAACTGTCATTTTCCATCAGCAATTTCTCCATTTCCAGCttcttgtctgtgtatttttgtGTTACATCTAAAAGCTGTTTCTTCAGCTCATCAACGGTGACATCAtgtgactttttcatttcttcactgaCTTGTAGGGGAACATaatgatttttcatttcacttgttaAGTTCTGTACTTGCTGGCTGAGGAGCTTATTATCCAGATAAAccttttcaacatccctctgcaATGTCTGATTTTTCGACGTGAGTTCGGTGACCTTCTTCGCAAGTTCTCCCGCTCTCTGCTCCAGTCTGCTTTTGAGCCACTCGTGCTCCTCTGGCTTGACGTGCTGAGCCAGTTTGGCCTTACAATTCTCAAGCTCTCTCTTTAACTGTCTGATTTCAGTAAGTGATTTTTCAtactctctttccatctctcctaCTTTTTTCACCTTCTCGTTTACTTCGCTTGATAAAAAGCTCTTCATGCTCTCAAATTTTTCTGTCGGAACCGAAAGGGCCAACTTTGCTAAGAGTTCTTTTACCTGGCCTTCCACCTCAGCgaccctccttcctttcttgtctCTCTCCGTTTCACATGTACTCAGTTCCTTCTGCAATCGCTTATTCTCTTCCACCAGCTTGTCTTCATCCCTCCTAAACTGTTCTACTAACAGCTCATTTTGTTTGATTTGGTTTCGCAGTTTTCCCACTTCGGCTGATGCGCCCTCGTATTTTGCCTTCATGTCCTTCAGCTGGTCCTTCAGCTCCTCCGTCAGTCTGTGGCTCCCTGTGGCTGCTTCACTTGTCAGGTGCTCTTTAAGGGCAAGAAAGTGCGTCTGCATTTGTTTTACTTTACCTTCGGACTCATACATTCTCTTCTGCACATCCTTCAGTGCATCTTCTAACTGCTTTATCTGCTCATCGGAATCCTCCTTGACCCGTTCGCATTCTAGCGCTAAAGCTTTGCACTCGGCCACCTTGTGCGCCAACTCATTCTGGAGCTTGAGGCGGTCTTGTTTTGCCGATTCACAGAAAGTTCTCATTGCTTCtaactctttctttaaaatgtcattttcggAATATGAGGTCTGATTGGTTAATGACAGCTCCAGTGGTCTTAACATAGACCTGCTCTGCATGTGGGCTGGCACCCCTGGGGAAGTAcactgaaaagagaaacaaaaaaaaaagatactaatcACAAAAGCCTAAGGAAGACATTGACTTATTTGCCAAACTTATAAAGTTCCCACATCATCAGCAGTCAAGGGGTTTTCAGACTAGCATATTGGGAAAATACAGTAGTGATTTTTGAGGTAAGAAAAACCGTTCTGGGTACAATTCCCTTCATATGCTCTCAGGCAGTGATACTTAGAGAGTCTGTTCACTTTAAGTGTATTGCTGGcagaacaaagaaggaaaatagttGTGGCCTCTGGGGACtacttcctcttcccttccccattcACAATAACTACCCACAAAAGATACCAACTGTatcaaaacacatttattatttctacgCTTTATGGCACATAATGTGCTTAGAACTTAGGATTCTGAAGTCATCAGAACCCTCGAATCAAAACAAGTATTGCAATTTTAAATCTGCAAATTATTTCACAGAATGATATATTACATAACTTCTAATAAGATATATAATTTCTGAATATCCTCGTTAACTCCAACATAATGgtctttaaattataaaaataccacCAAAATAAGCACGGCTAGTATGAGTTGTCAAGAGAATACTGGTTAACtcacaaaaatgaaacaagtttTCTTCTCTCAAGTAGGATGAACTAGAATTTACCACATGACCTTAGTACAAAATTTGATTGACATCTTATTCCCTCCACTAAGAGTTGAcataaaaaagaagtataattaaactcttcaaaaaatagTTCATAAACAGAACATATAACCACGAAAGactaaattcaattattttattttttcccatacaGCCTATTACAGCAAGGGCTCTTTACAGGTACTAATTCATTGATAAAAGCTATGTGTTGTGCATACATTCCACTATCTTAATAGGCAGGTCTTACTGTTGTTCAGTTAAATCTATACTGCCTTCCCCAGgatcaagaagaagaaaattaacaacATGGAATAATTTCCCAGCCTCACTCTGCTTCTAAATTATCTTTCAATTTACCAATGATCTTTAGACTAAAACTGTGATAATTTACCAATTACTTACACATCTTTACCATTTCCAGACTTGTTTTATTACAATCAAATATTTATCTAATCTTAAATACTTTTCAGATGATATCCATGTTCTCAACTTAGAATCTAAGAAGTTTCCAGCTtaaagtgatcttttttttttaaatattttatttatttgacagagagagagagagagcacaagctgggggagcggcaggcagagggagagggagaagcaggctctccgcagagcagggagcccgatgcggggctcaatcccaggaccctgggatcatgatctgagctgaaggcagatgcttaaccgtctgagccacccaggagtccctccaGCTTAAAGTGATCTAGAGACAACACAAAGCCTAACTCATTCTACCTATAAATGACAGAATGTAAAAAAGCCTTTAAAAGCCCAAATATTTAACTCTTCAGTCCATGGGAGgtgttaaaaatgcaaacttgTATCTACTGGATAGTAAAGGTGAGAAGCAGATCAAGAGAAAATCAGACAACACTACCTCTTGGAAGCTTTCCTTATTTTGAGGTGAATTTCCAACACATAGAATAGATATCTGaataaggaaaaatacatttcaaagccAAAAAAATTAGTTCTGAATTATTTGTAACCTGTCTTCTCCTCTATATGGGCAAATATGAAGAGCTGACCAAACACTGTTAATAAATACAGGCTTACTATCAAAGACACTGAAACTATAATTCAAATCTCTTATTTAAGCTACTGTCATCAAAAACACTCTAGAGGGCACCAGAAACAGTAGTATCTGCTTTTATTAAACTCAGAACACTAACAACTTTTCTTTGATAATGAAAACCTTATTCAATGTATATGTACTGATAAATATACAatgctgttttcctttttaaaaaagcacaaatatttttaataaatttttcattaaaatccaGATTTACCTGTGAATCTGCCATGTACATTTGACCCTGTTTGAGAAGCATATCTTCTTTTCCTACATAAATCCAAATAAATGATAACTTAAATATCCATACCAAAGTAGGCTAAGAATTGATTTGGTGTTATTATCTCTTCTCTattattcaaacaaaacaaaagcatgagTTACAACATAAAATTATCCTTGTTCTAAATTATCCctgtttttccttattatttctaTATACATAAGGGAAGTATCTATATTCTTCTGAACAGATACTAAGTTGGTTTTTAGAGATATATAAGACTTAGACTACGTAAGCTACatgattattataaaatatgtatcttacaatcagtcaaaataaaaatggttttctttacAATTTATGGGATAAATACTACTATTGTACTGAGCTTGAGGATAATTTAATATTTCCTGGGAAgcaaaaaaaatggattttctaGAGGAATTATTTATAATTAGCAAATAATACACAAAAGTTAATATTAATGACATAGtcttaaataagaaataagtatttatgtaacttctaattttaaaatgcctcCCTGCCTTGAGACTATATCCACAGATTTCTCCAAATCAGAAAACTACGTtatgtttcttttcataaaaaataagCTCCAAATATCACAAGATAAATGTCTCCTAATCAACAAGGCAAGTTTGGTAACTCATATAAGATACAACTTACTACACTAGCATCTTCACCTCTTCCTACTTCCATGTGTTGAGGTATAACACACAAGTGGCTGAAGTTGAGTGGCAAGAATGTCATATACAGTTAGACGAAATAAGTAGGTATAAACATTCTTCTTTGTTTGAACTGGGTGAATAGTAATGATAATCTATGCTTTTGTACTTACGGTTACTGAAATGACTTCCTGATCCTAAATGATCGCTCTGAAATCAGAAGCAGAAATTTATGACGAATATTGcttcattttgttaaattctGTATCTATTTTAGCTCTAAATGATCCAATCATTAAAACcacattttcaacattcctcgtTTCTCCTGAGTATGACTCTACTTGAAACCACAAAAAGACACAGCACTAGTGACAATTAGAGAGACCAGTTGAGAATAAACTACTTcactaaacattttaataaaagcagCCAAGCGTTTCAAGGAAAAACATTGctgctcaaaagaaaaaaaaaagtgagcccCAAATGAACCGAAACAACTTTCAATACACACTCTTTCTGCGGTTTCTTTACCTCAAGAGGAAGAAATGCCTTCCCTAtcaaatgcaatccctatcaaaataccaacagcatttttcacagaactagaacaaataatagtaaaatttgaGTGGAACCACAAAGATCCCGAATAAcccaagcaatcttgagaaagaacaaagctggaggtatcacaatcccagatttcaagatatactacaaagctgtagtaatctaAACAGTATAGTAATGGCAGAAAAACAGAcgcacagatcaatagaacagaacagagagcccagaaataagcgcATGCTTATACAGTCAATTAACTTATGACTAAGGAGgcaaggagaaaagacagtctctcctcAACAAATCATGTTGGGAAAACGGGACagctaaatgcaaaagaatgaaactggaccactttcttacacataataaaataaaatacacacgtaaataaaataaaataatataaaacataaaataatataaaataaaataattaaatttaaaaaaattaaaaaaataaaaaggtgaaaagttaaaaaaataaaatagaataaaataaactccaaacggattaaagacctaaatgtgacatgTGAAACCGTAAAACTGGTAGAAAAAAACAGGCCATAATCTCTTTGGCATTGGCCACAGAAATacttttctagatatatctcttctggcaaagagaacaaaagcaaaaataaagtgcCGGGAccccatcaaaataaaaaccctttgcacaacaaaggaaaccatatAAAGGCCACCTAGTgagtaggagaaaatatctgtaaatcatatatctgataaggaattaatacccaaaatataggAAGAACTTATATACACtcccaaaaaataatccaattaaaaagtaggcagaggacctgaatagacatttctccaaagaaggcatacagatggctgACACacgaaaagacactcaacatcactaatcatcagggaaatgcgactgaaatcacaatgagatatcacctcacacctgtcattatggctagtatcaaaaagacaagaaaaaacaagtgttggcaaggatgtggagagaaaggaaccctgtgcactactggtaggaatgtaaattggtgcagccactgtggaagacagtatggaggatccttgaaaaatttagaaataacataagatccagtaactccactactgggtaatttacccaaagaaaacaaaaacactaatttgaaaagatatattgcacccctatgtttatagcagcattatttaaaatagccaagatatgggagcaacccaagtgttcatcaataaatgaacgaatgaagaagacgtgttatatatacacacacacaaaggaatattagcCCTAAGAAAggatgcgatcttgccatttgcaaaacgTGGATGGACCTCcaagtattatgttaagtgaagtaaatcagacagagaaagacaaatactgtatgacttcaCTCCTATGTGaaatcccaaaacaaaacaaatgaaaaaacaaaaagcagaaacagacccataaatacagagaacaatcttACGGTCGCCAGAGGAGAGGAGGTAGGAGAATGgacaaaacagatgaagaagagtgggagatacaggctcctagttatggaatgagtaagtcatgggtaTAAAAGGTACAGTATAGGGAACACAGTCAAAGTATCGTAGtggcgttgtatggtgacaggtggtgagCACAGCGTAATGTATGGTGTTGTCAAATTACTATGtagtacacccaaaactaatgtcccattgtgtgtcagctactttcaatttttaaaaaaagatgtgcagAGGTAGTTCAcatctgtgtatctgtgtgtattaGTACTAAGAGCTATGTGTCAAACTCGTATAGGAGACCACAATAAAAATGGTCCACAGTTCTATAACTAAATTAATGCCACCTCCACTAATCCATAGTGCTCCAAGGGTACGGAAAAAATGTAAACTTAGTTAAGCTCTTTGTTCTATGTAATATTGAATACTAGAGTTTGTAATAGCTGCTAAATGGGCTTAGACATATATGGGTTGGGGAAGGCCTACACACATAAGGAGTTCAAAAAACTTGGTTTGGGTTTATCACCTTTACTTGATtactcaaataaaaatggaaagatgagTTGTAACATAAAATTAGCTTCGTTCTAAAACAAccatattttctcatatttttcctaTAAACATAAGGGAACTGCCTACATGTTATATATTGCACATAATGCAGCATTTCTGCTGGCAgcttatgaggaattcttagcaCGTGAGATGATACAGTAGTGAGTActcaatatttataaataatgcatTCTTAAGTTTTTAATGGCTGCTTTCATAAATACGGGGTCACATATAAAGTACGCCCTCTAATTTCTTCTTGAAAGTAAAAAACTCATTTCTAGtataaaaattcatcaaaatgaaTATGTATCGACTGGTGAAAATGTCCCCGTTAGCCTATGTGAAGGAAGTTACAAAACAGTATTCCCACCTGTTGAATGTGTATGTAACACAAGCCATGCACAAATGAAGTGAAAGTGAAAGTCAGGGGCTAAGAGTGCTGGCattatatgtgtgtttattttctgcttctagTTTAACTACATTTTCTCAGTTTCctaaaataaatgtgttgtttttataagaaaagatGTGTTATTTTTCTACAATATATTATAACCTCATTGAAAGTTATAGACTTGGCTCCAAGTTTGTCAAAAGCTACAGAAAACATGTTATTCTTAAGATGTGAGAGTCCACTTGTAGAAGAAAAGCAATACATAAATAGTACCCGATTATAGGTATCCAACTTTGGCAGACATTTCAAAAATCCCATATGCACATCTGTATTTTCTCATTCAAGCTATTCTGAGCATAAAACTAGTcggactgcctgggttcaagttctggcCCTGCCACTTCCTATTTATAGAGCCCCTCATGGGTAGACTACTCTGTGCTTCGGTCTCCTCACTCCCAAAGTGGAGATAAGAGTAAGATCTAGCATACAGAGTTGATGTGTTTATAAAATACGTGTATAGTGCACAGGGCCATTTCTTGGCATGTGGACAATGCTacaaaatgttagctattactagTTTCACT harbors:
- the UACA gene encoding uveal autoantigen with coiled-coil domains and ankyrin repeats isoform X2, giving the protein MKSLKSRLRRQDASGPASSGAAATASAHAADWNKYDDRLMKAAERGDVEKVSSILAKKGINPGKLDVEGRSAFHVVASKGNLECLNAILVHGVDITTSDTAGRNALHLAAKYGHALCLQKLLQYNCPTEHVDLQGRTALHDAAMADCPSSIQLLCDHGASVNAKDVDGRTPLVLATQMCRPTVCQLLIDRGAEINSRDKQNRTALMLGCEYGCKDAVEVLLKNGADVSLLDALGHDSSYYARIGDNLDILTLLKTASENTNIGRELWKKGPSLQQRNLPYMLDEVNMKSSQREHRNIQDLEIENEDLKERLRKIQQEQRILLDKVNGLQLQLNEKEKLKSLLVAKEKQHEESLRTIETLKNRFKYFESDHLGSGSHFSNRKEDMLLKQGQMYMADSQCTSPGVPAHMQSRSMLRPLELSLTNQTSYSENDILKKELEAMRTFCESAKQDRLKLQNELAHKVAECKALALECERVKEDSDEQIKQLEDALKDVQKRMYESEGKVKQMQTHFLALKEHLTSEAATGSHRLTEELKDQLKDMKAKYEGASAEVGKLRNQIKQNELLVEQFRRDEDKLVEENKRLQKELSTCETERDKKGRRVAEVEGQVKELLAKLALSVPTEKFESMKSFLSSEVNEKVKKVGEMEREYEKSLTEIRQLKRELENCKAKLAQHVKPEEHEWLKSRLEQRAGELAKKVTELTSKNQTLQRDVEKVYLDNKLLSQQVQNLTSEMKNHYVPLQVSEEMKKSHDVTVDELKKQLLDVTQKYTDKKLEMEKLLMENDSLSKNVSRLETVFVPPEKHQKEVTALKSSVADLKRQLSELNKKCGEDRENINALVSENTNLKKTLSTQYVPAKTHEEVKTELKGTLDKAHRELLDVKKKFEDLNQEFVKTKGENEILRRNLENTQSQIKAEYISLREHEEKMSAVNQSMERVQGNSVEILADYRKGQEEIVTLHAEIEAQKKELDTIQECIKLKYAPIVSFEECERKFKAAEKELKEQLAEQTQRSHVREEEAKKYKQENDKLKKEIGTLQKDLKDKNVLVENSHDTERALNRKTEELNKQLKDLLQKYTEVKTEKEKLVNENARQTSELRAAQTLLQKQHVPLQQVEALKKSLNSTVEHLKEELKNKQRCYEKEQQTVAKLHQMLENQKNSSVPLAEHLRIKEAFEKEVGIIKASLREKEEESQNKTEEVSKLQSEVQNTKQALKKLETREVVDLSKYKATKSDLETQISNLNEKLANLNRKYEEACEEVLHAQKKQLSAKDEKELLHFSIEQEIKDQQERCDKSLTTITELQKRIQESAKQIEAKDNKITELLNDVERLKQALSGLSQLTSPSGSPGKRQSQLVDTLQQQVKSLQQQLVDADRQHQEVIAIYRTHLLSAAQGHMDEDVQAALLQIIQMRQGLVC
- the UACA gene encoding uveal autoantigen with coiled-coil domains and ankyrin repeats isoform X5, which translates into the protein MKSLKSRLRRQDASGPASSGAAATASAHAADWNKYDDRLMKAAERGDVEKVSSILAKKGINPGKLDVEGRSAFHVVASKGNLECLNAILVHGVDITTSDTAGRNALHLAAKYGHALCLQKLLQYNCPTEHVDLQGRTALHDAAMADCPSSIQLLCDHGASVNAKDVDGRTPLVLATQMCRPTVCQLLIDRGAEINSRDKQNRTALMLGCEYGCKDAVEVLLKNGADVSLLDALGHDSSYYARIGDNLDILTLLKTASENTNIGRELWKKGPSLQQRNLPYMLDEVNMKSSQREHRNIQDLEIENEDLKERLRKIQQEQRILLDKVNGLQLQLNEEVMVADDLESEKEKLKSLLVAKEKQHEESLRTIETLKNRFKYFECTSPGVPAHMQSRSMLRPLELSLTNQTSYSENDILKKELEAMRTFCESAKQDRLKLQNELAHKVAECKALALECERVKEDSDEQIKQLEDALKDVQKRMYESEGKVKQMQTHFLALKEHLTSEAATGSHRLTEELKDQLKDMKAKYEGASAEVGKLRNQIKQNELLVEQFRRDEDKLVEENKRLQKELSTCETERDKKGRRVAEVEGQVKELLAKLALSVPTEKFESMKSFLSSEVNEKVKKVGEMEREYEKSLTEIRQLKRELENCKAKLAQHVKPEEHEWLKSRLEQRAGELAKKVTELTSKNQTLQRDVEKVYLDNKLLSQQVQNLTSEMKNHYVPLQVSEEMKKSHDVTVDELKKQLLDVTQKYTDKKLEMEKLLMENDSLSKNVSRLETVFVPPEKHQKEVTALKSSVADLKRQLSELNKKCGEDRENINALVSENTNLKKTLSTQYVPAKTHEEVKTELKGTLDKAHRELLDVKKKFEDLNQEFVKTKGENEILRRNLENTQSQIKAEYISLREHEEKMSAVNQSMERVQGNSVEILADYRKGQEEIVTLHAEIEAQKKELDTIQECIKLKYAPIVSFEECERKFKAAEKELKEQLAEQTQRSHVREEEAKKYKQENDKLKKEIGTLQKDLKDKNVLVENSHDTERALNRKTEELNKQLKDLLQKYTEVKTEKEKLVNENARQTSELRAAQTLLQKQHVPLQQVEALKKSLNSTVEHLKEELKNKQRCYEKEQQTVAKLHQMLENQKNSSVPLAEHLRIKEAFEKEVGIIKASLREKEEESQNKTEEVSKLQSEVQNTKQALKKLETREVVDLSKYKATKSDLETQISNLNEKLANLNRKYEEACEEVLHAQKKQLSAKDEKELLHFSIEQEIKDQQERCDKSLTTITELQKRIQESAKQIEAKDNKITELLNDVERLKQALSGLSQLTSPSGSPGKRQSQLVDTLQQQVKSLQQQLVDADRQHQEVIAIYRTHLLSAAQGHMDEDVQAALLQIIQMRQGLVC